A single genomic interval of Aedes aegypti strain LVP_AGWG chromosome 1, AaegL5.0 Primary Assembly, whole genome shotgun sequence harbors:
- the LOC5575226 gene encoding uncharacterized protein LOC5575226: MWWFLILLTTLWSVPVEALPEDLLLEAPENLVTIVPCVKHLCDKYYKSERAIKGSLGLIYLKPDSSLFQINLLKSFHEDPRHEMGIMPKNSRRLHPDASHVTDRAKNYFLMVREASELASHISMFRRLPTLNPLAQVVILFTSEMTPDVFAVEVRKALQKLFDYWFLNVNVMVQRYNTSVLEVWSWFPYENGRCAEEIIDIRMIDECEYAEVDEEPEQEELFIVIDQVVEYPNETFVNSSESEDNSSLAPKKTVWKFLEQHFCAEYEPKLPKYFNNCPLKVSTPIWEPFVVGNETTVEKGFEVLMIEVITARLKLTPVYKVIETERATARITVDKDTGFYADLIRRQSDIMIGGLYENPVSRKLLSSTIPYYQDDVTWCVPPARLAPKWPNVFIIFNIWIWMLAIGIIFVSAGVIAGLNTFEQGYEENYTWMLVQSLALSLGLSATYWPQRLSIRLFLLVYMFYGMHWDVAHHSFLITVMTRPRFEKQISTAEAAIEKSFKFVGPENSLVFFDKPDSVSKHIASVYQTCKNVDDCLARINSDQTVAVAVSRAHSQNSKSIGEAEMFCFPRTANIQTYPVEMMVKKDFHILAKINDLIRRISESGLLGKWQVESNKIRIDTDSGGGGGGGHGDAQIVLTVAHIEGAFFLVGIGLGISAVAFVGELVYFGLKQKYNWEDTTFSRMIC, translated from the exons ATGTGGTGGTTCCTTATTCTATTGACCACTTTGTGGTCAGTTCCTGTAGAAGCCCTTCCGGAGGACCTACTTCTCGAAGCTCCGGAGAATCTCGTAACGATAGTCCCCTGTGTGAAGCATTTGTGCGACAAGTACTACAAATCGGAACGGGCCATCAAGGGATCGCTGGGACTGATATACCTCAAACCGGACTCGTCCCTGTTCCAGATCAACCTTCTGAAATCGTTCCACGAGGATCCACGTCACGAGATGGGCATCATGCCCAAGAACAGCCGACGACTTCATCCGGATGCTTCGCATGTGACCGACAGGGCCAAGAACTACTTCTTGATGGTACGGGAGGCGTCGGAGCTGGCTTCACACATCAGCATGTTCCGGCGACTGCCCACGTTGAATCCGCTGGCCCAGGTGGTCATTCTGTTCACCTCGGAGATGACTCCGGACGTTTTCGCGGTTGAAGTTCGAAAGGCGCTGCAGAAGCTGTTCGACTACTGGTTTCTGAACGTGAACGTTATGGTTCAGCGGTACAATACGAGCGTTCTGGAGGTGTGGTCTTGGTTCCCCTATGAGAATGGACGTTGCGCTGAGGAGATTATAGACATCCGAATGATCGACGAATGTGAGTACGCTGAGGTGGACGAAGAGCCGGAACAAGAGGAATTGTTCATAGTAATTGATCAAGTTGTCGAGTATCCAAATGAAACATTCGTGAATAGCTCTGAAAGTGAGGATAACAGCTCGCTAGCTCCCAAGAAAACTGTATGGAAGTTTCTAGAACAGCATTTCTGCGCCGAATACGAGCCGAAACTGCCCAAATACTTCAACAACTGTCCGCTGAAAGTATCCACCCCTATCTGGGAACCATTCGTGGTGGGAAACGAGACGACCGTCGAAAAGGGATTCGAAGTGCTGATGATCGAAGTGATCACCGCCCGACTGAAGCTCACGCCGGTCTACAAGGTCATCGAAACGGAACGGGCAACGGCGCGGATTACGGTCGACAAGGACACCGGCTTCTACGCGGATCTGATCAGGAG ACAATCGGACATCATGATCGGTGGCCTGTACGAGAACCCCGTCAGTCGAAAGCTTCTGTCGTCGACCATCCCGTACTACCAGGACGATGTGACGTGGTGCGTTCCGCCAGCTCGGCTCGCCCCCAAGTGGCCCAACGTGTTCATCATCTTCAACATCTGGATCTGGATGCTGGCCATCGGAATCATATTCGTATCCGCAGGCGTCATCGCCGGTCTCAACACCTTCGAGCAGGGCTACGAAGAGAACTACACCTGGATGTTGGTGCAGTCGTTGGCCCTTTCGCTGGGTCTCTCCGCAACCTATTGGCCGCAGCGATTGTCCATACGGCTGTTCCTGCTGGTGTACATGTTCTACGGGATGCACTGGGATGTGGCCCATCACAGTTTCCTCATTACGGTTATGACGCGGCCCCGATTCGAGAAGCAGATCAGCACAGCGGAAGCGGCGATCGAGAAGTCCTTCAAATTTGTTGGACCGGAAAACAGTCTGGTGTTCTTCGATAAACCGGATTCCGTCTCGAAACATATTGCTTCGGTTTACCAGACGTGCAAGAATGTAGACGACTGCCTGGCCCGGATAAACTCAGATCAAACGGTAGCAGTGGCCGTTTCACGAGCGCATTCACAAAACAGCAAAAGCATCGGTGAAGCGGAGATGTTCTGCTTTCCAAGAACGGCCAACATCCAGACATACCCGGTGGAGATGATGGTGAAGAAGGACTTTCACATACTAGCGAAGATCAACGATCTGATCAGGAGGATCAGCGAGTCGGGGTTGCTGGGCAAGTGGCAAGTGGAAAGCAACAAGATCCGCATCGATACGGACTCGGGCGGAGGAGGCGGTGGTGGTCATGGTGATGCGCAAATTGTGCTGACGGTCGCGCATATTGAGGGAGCATTTTTCTTAGTAGGCATTGGATTGGGGATTTCTGCGGTTGCTTTTGTGGGAGAGTTGGTCTACTTTGGATTGAAGCAGAAATATAACTGGGAGGATACGACGTTTAGTAGAATGATCTGCTAG